In a genomic window of Pontibacter liquoris:
- a CDS encoding fructose-6-phosphate aldolase has protein sequence MYIIKVKGKAKIPDYIQLRDSNFVLIAYFRADRPLKNLDRYGLEGKEDALASVIESLEFGKLQKLEL, from the coding sequence ATGTATATCATCAAAGTAAAAGGCAAGGCTAAAATTCCGGATTATATCCAGCTGCGCGACAGTAATTTTGTGCTGATTGCTTATTTTAGAGCCGACCGGCCGCTCAAGAACCTCGACCGTTATGGGTTGGAGGGCAAAGAAGACGCCCTGGCAAGTGTCATAGAATCACTTGAGTTTGGCAAACTACAGAAATTAGAGCTTTAA
- a CDS encoding cell division ATP-binding protein FtsE — MNFSSSPVVSLRDVAIYQDVNTILSNVSFDIEKGEFVYLVGRTGSGKSSLLKTLYADLPLLAGHAAVADFKLTKLPRKQVPYLRRKIGIIFQDFQLLFDRTVAENLSFVLRATGWKDSSKIKQRISEVLMRVGLDAAASKMPHQLSGGEQQRIVIARALLNEPVILFADEPTGNLDPMVADGIMQLFLEINNSGTAVLMATHNYEIINHYPKRVLKCESGKVLDSQVEQFTLTNGY, encoded by the coding sequence ATGAATTTCTCATCTTCTCCCGTTGTTTCGCTGCGCGATGTAGCCATTTACCAGGATGTGAATACTATTCTGAGCAATGTCAGTTTTGATATTGAGAAAGGAGAATTTGTGTACCTGGTGGGCCGCACCGGAAGCGGGAAAAGCTCGCTGCTCAAAACGCTCTATGCCGACCTGCCGCTGCTTGCCGGCCACGCAGCTGTTGCCGACTTTAAGCTTACCAAATTACCCCGCAAGCAGGTACCTTACCTGCGGCGCAAGATCGGCATCATCTTCCAGGACTTTCAGTTACTCTTCGACCGCACGGTGGCCGAAAACCTGAGCTTTGTGTTGCGCGCGACCGGCTGGAAGGACTCCTCTAAAATAAAGCAGCGCATTTCAGAAGTACTGATGCGTGTGGGCCTTGATGCTGCCGCAAGCAAAATGCCCCACCAGCTTTCGGGTGGCGAGCAGCAACGCATTGTTATTGCACGCGCGCTTTTAAATGAGCCGGTAATCCTTTTTGCTGATGAACCGACCGGAAACCTGGATCCCATGGTAGCTGATGGCATCATGCAGCTTTTCCTGGAGATCAACAACAGTGGCACAGCTGTGCTGATGGCTACGCACAATTACGAGATCATCAACCATTACCCCAAGCGGGTGCTCAAGTGCGAAAGCGGCAAAGTGCTGGACTCGCAGGTAGAGCAATTCACGCTAACCAACGGCTACTAA
- a CDS encoding DegT/DnrJ/EryC1/StrS family aminotransferase, with the protein MEDIKMTDQKALYARLKPELDAAFTAVMESMSFTEGPQVQQLADRIQAYLPVAVAFPCAADGSTLRVALQALALPAGAAVILPAFGDAALAETVLRLGLTPVFADVQADTFTLDPEAVAQAITPTTRAILPVHLFGQCAAMEPLLALTRKYDLKVVEDNSQAFGAVYSWPGGQRQKAGTMGHCSISSFFPAKPLAGQGEGAAICTNEANVAAKVRHFFEAGEGTAPLDALQAAMLTVKLKYTDAYHAGKIPVAQYYDTAFAQVPGVQPPVCAAYSSHVYQQYVISVAPKLRDGLQAHLRDNYIPSMVYYPQPLHLQEAFGHLGYKQGDFPVAEKLSQSLLSLPMHSELKQDQLAYICGQVQDFMQKQV; encoded by the coding sequence ATGGAAGATATTAAAATGACAGACCAGAAGGCGCTGTATGCCCGGCTCAAACCCGAGCTGGATGCTGCCTTTACGGCGGTAATGGAAAGTATGTCGTTCACGGAAGGGCCGCAGGTGCAGCAGCTTGCCGATCGGATACAAGCCTACTTGCCTGTGGCGGTGGCATTTCCCTGCGCTGCTGACGGATCGACGTTGCGCGTTGCCTTGCAGGCACTGGCGCTTCCTGCCGGCGCAGCCGTAATACTTCCGGCTTTCGGAGATGCTGCCCTGGCCGAAACCGTGCTGCGGTTGGGGCTCACTCCTGTATTTGCTGATGTGCAGGCTGATACTTTTACGCTGGACCCGGAAGCCGTGGCGCAGGCGATCACGCCTACGACCAGAGCGATACTACCAGTGCACCTATTTGGGCAATGTGCCGCCATGGAACCCTTGCTGGCTCTTACCCGCAAGTATGATCTGAAGGTGGTGGAGGATAATTCGCAGGCCTTTGGCGCCGTTTATAGCTGGCCCGGTGGGCAGCGTCAGAAAGCGGGTACCATGGGCCACTGCAGTATCTCCTCTTTTTTTCCGGCAAAGCCGCTGGCCGGGCAGGGCGAAGGGGCGGCCATTTGCACCAATGAAGCGAATGTAGCAGCTAAGGTGCGCCATTTCTTTGAAGCGGGTGAGGGAACTGCGCCGTTAGATGCCCTGCAAGCCGCCATGCTTACAGTAAAGCTAAAGTATACGGACGCCTACCACGCTGGTAAAATTCCGGTTGCACAGTACTATGACACAGCTTTTGCGCAGGTGCCAGGCGTGCAGCCTCCAGTTTGTGCAGCGTATAGTTCACACGTTTACCAGCAGTATGTTATATCGGTTGCACCCAAACTGCGGGACGGGTTACAAGCGCACCTGCGGGATAACTATATTCCAAGTATGGTTTATTATCCGCAGCCTTTGCACCTGCAGGAGGCTTTTGGGCACCTGGGCTACAAGCAGGGCGATTTTCCGGTAGCTGAAAAACTCAGTCAGTCACTCCTGTCGCTGCCCATGCACTCGGAGTTAAAGCAGGACCAGCTGGCCTATATCTGCGGGCAGGTGCAGGATTTTATGCAAAAGCAAGTATAG
- a CDS encoding oligosaccharide flippase family protein yields MSKKLQREGIWNTIISYAGIVIGYVNTILLFPNYLEPDQVGLTRLLTSVSMMFAQFGALGFVNMSVRYFPYFRNKEERHHGFLFLLLSVPMVGFALITGIFLLFKPVIVDYYQANSPLFVDYYFYIIPLALFTLLFNLFTAYLRSLFKTIVSSFVQDFLLRLLTTLLILAYAVGWMDFQQFVLLYIGINSAIALVLIVYTLWLRQLFLRPSWAGMKLIPLREMLFYGFFTFLGNISVTIITTVDQVMISAYSLSDNGVYTTAFFMTSAIMIPARSIFKIAFPQVAEYWKDQDMIKMEQLYKQITLINLVIGLLLFIGIWANIDNLFSFMPDTYRAGKYVVLFLSMARLIDLATGINGIILATSAKYRWDLLFNVVLAGVTVWTNYYFIPLYGINGAAFASMLSYVLINLLRLFFVQWVYRIQPFAWSSVTITVIAAVALGTSYLLPYLGNSYLDIAVRSLLITLIYSSLTLGLNVFPALNEWLKKIVYSITGVSL; encoded by the coding sequence ATGAGTAAAAAACTTCAGCGCGAAGGTATCTGGAATACCATTATCTCCTACGCCGGCATTGTGATCGGGTATGTGAATACCATCCTGCTCTTTCCCAATTACCTGGAGCCGGACCAGGTAGGCCTCACCCGGCTGCTGACTTCTGTTTCGATGATGTTTGCGCAATTCGGGGCCTTGGGTTTTGTGAACATGAGTGTGCGCTATTTCCCCTATTTCCGCAACAAGGAGGAGCGCCACCATGGCTTTTTGTTTCTGCTGCTGTCGGTGCCCATGGTGGGGTTTGCGCTTATTACAGGAATTTTTCTGCTCTTTAAGCCCGTTATAGTCGATTACTATCAGGCGAACTCGCCCCTGTTTGTCGATTATTATTTCTATATCATCCCGCTGGCGCTGTTTACGCTGCTCTTTAACCTGTTTACCGCCTACCTGCGCTCGCTCTTTAAAACCATTGTATCATCTTTTGTGCAGGACTTCCTGCTGCGGTTGCTCACCACGCTGCTGATTTTAGCTTATGCGGTTGGATGGATGGACTTTCAGCAGTTTGTGCTGCTCTACATCGGGATCAACTCGGCCATAGCCTTGGTGCTGATCGTTTATACCCTGTGGCTGCGGCAGCTTTTCCTGCGGCCTTCTTGGGCAGGTATGAAGCTGATTCCGTTGCGGGAAATGCTCTTCTATGGCTTTTTTACTTTCCTTGGCAATATCTCGGTCACCATCATCACTACGGTAGACCAGGTCATGATCAGTGCCTACAGCCTGAGCGATAACGGGGTGTATACCACCGCCTTTTTTATGACGAGTGCCATCATGATCCCGGCCCGTTCTATCTTTAAGATTGCTTTTCCGCAGGTGGCCGAGTACTGGAAAGACCAGGATATGATAAAAATGGAGCAGCTCTACAAGCAGATCACGCTCATTAACCTGGTTATAGGGCTGCTGCTGTTTATCGGCATCTGGGCCAACATCGATAACCTATTTTCTTTTATGCCCGATACGTATCGGGCGGGCAAGTATGTGGTGCTGTTTCTGTCGATGGCGCGTCTCATCGACCTGGCTACCGGCATCAACGGCATCATCCTGGCTACTTCGGCCAAGTACCGCTGGGACCTGCTCTTTAACGTGGTGCTGGCAGGCGTTACCGTCTGGACCAATTACTACTTTATTCCGCTTTATGGCATTAACGGAGCCGCCTTCGCCTCCATGCTTTCCTATGTGCTCATTAACCTGCTGCGGCTGTTCTTTGTGCAGTGGGTTTACCGGATACAGCCTTTTGCCTGGAGCTCGGTTACCATTACAGTTATTGCAGCGGTAGCGTTGGGGACTTCTTACCTGCTGCCATACCTGGGTAATTCGTACCTGGATATTGCCGTTCGCTCCTTGCTGATCACACTGATTTATAGCAGCCTCACACTGGGCCTGAACGTATTCCCTGCTCTGAACGAGTGGCTGAAGAAGATCGTATACAGCATCACGGGCGTTTCGCTGTAA
- a CDS encoding LamG-like jellyroll fold domain-containing protein → MKTFLRILLGLLFCFTFRSTYAQGPGNSLQFNGYDDYVDCSNQNRGITNSVTVEAWVKTNSAKYHWILGKYDRYSDRGYHLIIKYGKAAFAGRDGSGLYRNSGYSNDNVNDNNWHHLVGVCTKGTWQIYVNGILQSQEVTGYQDTDLTNTAPMALGKDFISDNENFSGTEDEVRVWNRALTQEEIRQRMCHKLTASEPGLVAYFNFDNTSGYSVTDHSPLHINGTFRNMNPATAWTLSGAPVGDKSVYLYPSNWATPLRLPTGLATFSVVQADKAIKGMHLYQVASAPNSVSGISNPAEVKEYYGVYKVGGATGKYKLCLEQSAISCKSTLFNRQDNTDATWSVAADTTLSSVLLKTESAAYGEYVVNNSFAGAININGPATICSGSTAVLSVTASGKVTWSTGATGNSIQITKGGQYEAIVEENGCISRGTLVVKEVAPPILDLGPDRIVCPNETFVLSAPKGNPEYYSYLWSTGATTASIAITQPGTYTLTATNTAGCSTTDELVVTKHSVPAYVFPEEVTTCYGEKITIGAEVAGATYRWSTGQTTQTINVSTPGAYQVFYTVYGCTYNFTITVVAEECPEIPNIITPNGDGKNDAFVLKGIEQHTTRLEIFNRWGKSVFQSESYGNDWSAAGVPTGMYYYQFTSRSTGKVYKGWLEVAK, encoded by the coding sequence TTGAAAACATTCCTTCGCATCTTACTCGGTCTTCTCTTTTGCTTTACCTTCCGAAGTACTTACGCCCAAGGACCTGGTAACTCTCTCCAGTTCAACGGCTATGATGACTATGTTGATTGCAGTAATCAAAACCGGGGTATAACAAACTCGGTAACGGTTGAGGCTTGGGTAAAAACGAACTCTGCCAAGTATCACTGGATTTTAGGGAAGTATGACCGGTACTCCGACCGAGGCTACCACCTTATCATCAAGTATGGCAAGGCCGCTTTTGCAGGTAGAGACGGCTCTGGGCTATACAGGAACTCTGGGTACTCCAATGACAATGTGAATGATAACAACTGGCATCATTTAGTGGGGGTATGTACGAAAGGAACCTGGCAGATCTATGTCAATGGGATACTACAGAGCCAGGAAGTTACAGGCTACCAAGATACAGATCTAACAAATACAGCCCCAATGGCTTTAGGAAAAGACTTTATCTCAGATAATGAGAATTTCAGTGGCACGGAGGATGAAGTAAGAGTCTGGAATCGGGCCCTCACGCAGGAGGAAATCCGGCAGCGCATGTGTCATAAACTTACTGCAAGTGAGCCAGGGCTGGTGGCTTATTTCAACTTCGACAATACATCCGGCTACTCTGTAACGGATCATAGCCCTTTGCACATCAACGGCACCTTCCGCAACATGAACCCGGCTACGGCCTGGACACTCTCTGGTGCGCCTGTCGGGGATAAAAGCGTTTACCTATACCCTAGTAACTGGGCTACCCCACTCCGGTTACCAACTGGGCTTGCAACGTTTTCAGTAGTGCAGGCAGACAAAGCTATTAAAGGCATGCACCTCTACCAGGTGGCGTCTGCCCCGAATTCTGTGAGCGGTATTTCGAATCCAGCGGAAGTAAAGGAATATTACGGTGTGTATAAAGTGGGAGGCGCTACCGGTAAGTATAAACTATGCCTGGAGCAGAGTGCGATCTCCTGCAAATCGACCTTATTCAACAGGCAGGATAACACCGACGCTACCTGGTCGGTGGCTGCAGATACCACCCTTTCTTCTGTCCTGCTAAAAACAGAATCAGCTGCCTATGGCGAGTATGTTGTGAACAACTCGTTTGCCGGCGCTATCAACATTAACGGACCTGCCACTATTTGTAGCGGTTCTACAGCCGTTCTCTCCGTTACGGCGAGTGGCAAGGTAACCTGGAGCACAGGTGCTACGGGCAACAGCATTCAGATCACCAAGGGAGGGCAGTACGAGGCTATAGTAGAAGAAAACGGCTGTATTAGCAGGGGCACGCTGGTTGTAAAGGAAGTTGCGCCGCCCATTTTGGATCTGGGACCCGATAGAATTGTATGTCCCAACGAAACATTCGTCCTCTCAGCACCGAAAGGCAATCCTGAATACTACAGCTACCTATGGAGCACGGGTGCTACTACGGCAAGCATTGCCATTACCCAGCCGGGCACCTATACGTTAACGGCCACGAATACTGCCGGATGCTCAACCACCGACGAGTTGGTCGTAACAAAGCATTCCGTGCCTGCCTATGTTTTTCCGGAGGAAGTTACGACCTGCTATGGAGAGAAGATAACCATCGGCGCGGAAGTAGCCGGCGCAACGTACCGCTGGAGCACCGGGCAGACCACCCAAACCATTAACGTGAGCACGCCCGGTGCCTACCAGGTATTTTATACGGTGTATGGCTGCACCTACAACTTTACCATTACAGTTGTGGCAGAAGAGTGCCCCGAGATTCCCAACATCATTACACCGAACGGTGATGGTAAAAATGATGCCTTTGTGTTGAAAGGGATAGAGCAGCATACCACACGCCTGGAGATCTTTAACCGCTGGGGCAAATCCGTTTTTCAAAGCGAAAGCTATGGCAACGACTGGTCGGCGGCAGGAGTACCCACCGGCATGTATTACTACCAGTTCACCAGCCGCAGCACCGGCAAAGTATACAAAGGCTGGTTGGAGGTAGCCAAATAA
- the pseI gene encoding pseudaminic acid synthase, with product MTHEIAIAGRQVGPGNRPFIIAEMSGNHNHSLKRALAIVDAAADAGADAIKLQTYTADTMTLPGAFTIADENSLWKGRELYDLYKEAYTPWEWHKPIFDRARERGLIAFSSPFDETAVDFLEELGAPVYKIASFENTDHPLLRKVAATGKPVIMSTGAATISELDDAVNVLRQAGCQQLILLKCTSTYPATPQNTNLLTIPHMRELFGVQVGLSDHTMGVGVAVAAVAFGATVIEKHFTLRRADGGVDAAFSLEPAELSSLVIESERAWQALGYVQYGVQRAEEKSRLFKRSVYAAKDITAGEAFTKENIRIIRPGLGLAPKHYEELLGKAATKSIKAGTPLSWDLL from the coding sequence ATGACACACGAAATTGCCATTGCCGGCCGCCAGGTAGGACCAGGAAACAGGCCTTTCATCATTGCCGAAATGTCGGGCAACCATAACCATTCGCTGAAGCGGGCCCTGGCTATTGTCGATGCTGCTGCCGATGCCGGCGCCGATGCCATCAAACTGCAAACATACACCGCCGATACCATGACGCTGCCGGGCGCTTTCACCATTGCCGATGAAAACTCGCTGTGGAAAGGCCGGGAGCTTTATGATCTTTACAAAGAAGCATATACGCCCTGGGAGTGGCACAAACCTATTTTTGATCGGGCCAGAGAGCGTGGCCTCATTGCTTTCTCCTCTCCTTTTGATGAAACGGCTGTGGATTTCCTGGAAGAACTTGGAGCGCCGGTGTATAAAATTGCCTCTTTTGAAAATACCGATCATCCGTTGCTGCGCAAGGTAGCCGCTACCGGCAAACCCGTAATCATGAGCACGGGGGCAGCGACGATCTCAGAGTTGGATGATGCGGTAAACGTTTTACGGCAGGCCGGTTGCCAGCAGCTGATACTGCTTAAATGCACCAGCACTTACCCGGCTACGCCCCAAAACACTAACCTGCTTACTATTCCGCACATGCGCGAGCTATTTGGCGTGCAAGTAGGCCTCTCCGATCATACCATGGGCGTGGGCGTTGCTGTGGCTGCCGTTGCTTTTGGAGCTACTGTCATTGAAAAACACTTCACCCTGCGTCGTGCGGACGGCGGCGTGGATGCCGCTTTCTCACTGGAACCGGCGGAACTGTCTTCGTTAGTGATCGAATCGGAAAGGGCATGGCAGGCGCTGGGCTATGTACAATATGGCGTGCAGCGTGCCGAGGAGAAAAGCCGTCTTTTCAAGCGCTCCGTGTATGCCGCCAAAGACATTACCGCAGGCGAAGCATTTACAAAAGAAAACATCCGGATTATTCGCCCGGGACTCGGACTGGCGCCGAAACATTATGAAGAGTTGCTCGGCAAAGCTGCCACCAAAAGTATAAAAGCCGGCACGCCTCTTTCCTGGGATCTGCTGTAG
- the pseG gene encoding UDP-2,4-diacetamido-2,4,6-trideoxy-beta-L-altropyranose hydrolase — MANKTRIIFRADGNNKIGLGHVVRSMALAAMLRDEFECVFAIQAPSAELRELLQQTCHGVIMLPASPPTEDRFIHELAAYIAPDVVVVLDGYSFDTAYQQSIKSKGCPLICLDDIHAYPFVADAVLNQAGGVTKDAYRTAPYTQLLLGPKYALLRQPFLQAASQARNFPADKVRVLLNMGGADPENHTLQVAKELVRLKSITQVEIVVGGAYKHVVELQRWLKKHPAFALHQNLAADAMCRLMQQCPVAVTSASGVAQEYAAVGGALFILQTAENQQAFYTFLTASGIAHPYESFASLKTEDLRPAFGAQLQVQRQYYDGQSDVRLQQVFHSFRLRTLTTLRKVSEEDMHLLYEWNNDPEVRRRSFNPAPIPLENHRQWFHVKLADPNCIIYLAVVNGDPVAQIRFDIKGDTATISYLISKAYRGQGLGHTVLLKGVEQLRKERADIQEIEGLVQLDNTASVRAFEKAGFTNGPASEQHPEAHRFVLGLVPPQEV, encoded by the coding sequence ATGGCAAACAAAACCCGCATCATTTTCAGGGCAGACGGCAACAACAAGATCGGGTTGGGCCATGTGGTACGCTCGATGGCCCTGGCGGCTATGCTGCGTGACGAATTTGAGTGCGTGTTTGCCATACAGGCCCCTTCCGCTGAGCTGCGGGAACTGCTGCAGCAGACTTGCCATGGGGTGATCATGCTGCCCGCAAGCCCACCTACCGAAGACCGCTTTATACATGAACTGGCCGCTTACATTGCCCCTGATGTGGTGGTGGTGCTCGATGGCTATTCCTTTGACACGGCTTACCAGCAAAGTATAAAAAGCAAAGGCTGCCCCCTGATCTGCCTCGATGACATCCACGCGTACCCCTTTGTAGCCGACGCTGTGCTGAACCAGGCGGGAGGCGTAACGAAAGACGCTTACAGGACTGCTCCATATACCCAGCTACTGCTCGGCCCGAAGTATGCGCTGTTGCGCCAGCCGTTCTTACAGGCTGCCAGCCAGGCAAGAAACTTTCCGGCTGATAAGGTGCGCGTGTTGCTGAATATGGGCGGGGCCGACCCGGAGAATCATACCTTGCAGGTGGCAAAAGAACTGGTCCGGTTAAAAAGTATAACCCAGGTAGAAATAGTAGTTGGCGGCGCCTACAAGCATGTTGTGGAGCTGCAGCGCTGGCTTAAAAAGCATCCGGCTTTTGCCCTGCACCAGAACCTGGCTGCCGACGCCATGTGCCGGCTCATGCAACAATGCCCTGTAGCAGTTACATCGGCCAGTGGGGTTGCCCAGGAGTATGCTGCCGTTGGCGGCGCGCTCTTTATATTGCAGACAGCCGAAAACCAGCAGGCTTTTTATACCTTTCTGACCGCCAGCGGCATTGCTCATCCCTATGAATCTTTTGCTAGTTTAAAAACAGAAGACCTGAGACCGGCCTTTGGAGCGCAGTTACAGGTGCAGCGGCAGTATTATGACGGGCAAAGCGATGTTAGGCTACAGCAGGTATTCCATTCTTTCCGGCTACGTACCCTAACCACTTTGCGCAAGGTTTCGGAAGAAGACATGCACCTGCTTTACGAGTGGAACAACGACCCCGAGGTGCGCCGTCGCTCTTTTAACCCCGCGCCTATTCCGCTGGAAAACCATCGCCAGTGGTTTCACGTCAAACTTGCCGATCCGAATTGTATCATCTACCTTGCAGTGGTAAACGGTGACCCTGTCGCCCAGATCCGGTTTGATATAAAAGGAGACACAGCTACGATCAGCTACCTGATCAGCAAAGCATACCGGGGCCAGGGTTTAGGCCATACGGTGCTGCTGAAAGGAGTAGAACAGCTTAGAAAGGAACGGGCCGACATTCAAGAGATAGAAGGCTTGGTGCAGCTGGATAATACCGCCTCGGTCCGCGCGTTTGAGAAAGCAGGCTTTACCAATGGCCCTGCCTCGGAGCAGCATCCGGAAGCACACCGTTTTGTGCTCGGGCTGGTGCCGCCACAAGAAGTATAA
- a CDS encoding glycosyltransferase family protein, with protein MVRTGAIIQVRSGSERLPGKALLLLPFGSGPALLAHVVDRAQQASAIEQVIIATTTQASDDVIAQFCSDNGIACFRGDAEDVLNRFAAAAAIYKLNIAVRLTGDNPFIMPETIDAAVQQHLQAGVDYTITEGLPLGTNIEVISFAALQKARTAATAHSDREHVTPYIRRESMFKTQEVPIASDIKKLRLTVDYPTDYALASLLYSNLYKPGHLFGFPEIAQLLQQYPWLAAINEGNTQRKAFANEQEELEEAKRILKLGGFDKTLQKLEK; from the coding sequence ATGGTAAGAACAGGCGCCATTATACAGGTGCGCTCCGGCTCGGAGCGGCTGCCAGGCAAGGCCCTGCTTCTGCTCCCGTTTGGCAGCGGCCCCGCACTGCTGGCCCATGTGGTAGATCGCGCGCAACAGGCAAGCGCCATCGAACAGGTTATCATTGCCACTACCACTCAGGCATCAGATGATGTTATTGCGCAGTTTTGTTCTGACAATGGAATAGCCTGCTTTCGGGGCGATGCCGAGGATGTGCTGAACCGGTTTGCAGCTGCCGCAGCAATTTATAAGCTGAATATTGCCGTACGGCTCACCGGGGACAACCCTTTTATTATGCCGGAAACAATTGATGCGGCCGTACAGCAGCACCTGCAGGCAGGAGTGGATTACACCATAACCGAAGGCTTGCCGCTCGGTACCAATATTGAAGTGATCTCTTTTGCCGCGTTGCAAAAGGCCCGGACAGCAGCCACTGCTCACTCTGACCGGGAACACGTAACCCCTTACATCAGGCGCGAAAGTATGTTCAAAACGCAGGAGGTGCCAATCGCCTCCGATATCAAAAAGCTTCGCCTTACCGTAGATTACCCGACAGATTATGCGCTCGCCTCGCTGCTTTATAGCAACTTGTATAAGCCGGGCCATTTATTTGGATTTCCGGAGATAGCTCAGCTGCTGCAGCAGTATCCCTGGCTAGCAGCCATAAACGAGGGAAACACGCAGCGCAAGGCATTCGCAAACGAGCAGGAGGAACTGGAAGAGGCAAAGCGTATCTTAAAGCTGGGAGGATTTGACAAAACTTTGCAAAAGCTAGAAAAGTAA
- a CDS encoding SDR family NAD(P)-dependent oxidoreductase codes for MSTPLNSLFSLQNKVTLVTGGYGYLGTAITLGLAEAGARVYVLGRSEEKYTAAFEEAKLPNIHFEQCDIASMESVQQAFRTVAAKEGSLDVLVNNAFYSKGQNPEQLTDEEWAYGIDGNLNSVYRCIREVIPYLKERGGRIINVSSMYGLVSPDFSIYEESLASLNPPHYGAAKAGVLQLTRYFACYLGKYGVTVNAVTPGPFPSPNVQQDEGFVDRLKKKNPLGRIGTPDDLRGAFVYLASDASAYMTGQNLVLDGGWTAW; via the coding sequence ATGAGTACACCTCTCAATTCCCTCTTCTCACTGCAAAATAAAGTAACGCTGGTAACCGGGGGCTATGGCTACCTTGGGACGGCTATTACCCTGGGCCTGGCCGAAGCCGGTGCGCGAGTATATGTGCTGGGCCGAAGCGAAGAGAAGTATACCGCAGCCTTTGAAGAGGCAAAGCTCCCGAACATCCATTTTGAGCAATGCGATATTGCCAGTATGGAGAGTGTGCAACAGGCCTTCCGCACCGTTGCCGCCAAAGAGGGCAGCCTGGATGTGCTGGTAAACAATGCTTTTTACTCCAAAGGGCAAAACCCCGAACAGCTGACCGATGAGGAATGGGCTTACGGTATCGACGGCAACCTGAATAGTGTGTACCGCTGTATCCGGGAAGTTATTCCTTATTTAAAGGAACGAGGCGGCCGGATCATCAATGTATCCTCCATGTATGGCCTAGTATCGCCTGATTTTAGTATTTATGAGGAAAGCCTGGCATCGCTCAATCCGCCGCATTACGGTGCAGCAAAAGCCGGCGTGCTACAGCTCACGCGCTACTTTGCCTGTTATCTGGGCAAGTATGGCGTCACCGTAAATGCCGTTACGCCTGGCCCTTTCCCCAGCCCGAACGTGCAGCAGGATGAAGGCTTTGTTGACCGGCTAAAAAAGAAAAATCCCTTAGGTAGGATCGGTACACCTGATGATCTGAGAGGAGCTTTTGTATACCTGGCCTCTGATGCATCCGCTTACATGACGGGCCAGAACTTAGTGCTGGATGGAGGCTGGACAGCATGGTAA
- a CDS encoding aldo/keto reductase, which yields MVLSKEDIISKLIIGTAQFGLDYGISNKQGQLQSPQVKAIFTQALAAGINTLDTAAAYGESESTIQSALQGTPLSFRIISKYPPNQPEKSIRQALAESLERLGVTKLYGYLLHSYSTYEQNPGVLAELQELKAAGLVEKIGVSLYHPWEAEELLAQQASIDIVQFPYSIFDRRFEAVLPRFQQQCIQTHVRSVFLQGLYFLSQESLPPFFAPIAGKIAGLHQLAHQCGVPLGAMLLGFVLGNPHITHVVMGVESLETLQQNIRYSTIQLNDALLPQLNSFKEENEAILLPYNWPKT from the coding sequence TTGGTTCTCTCTAAAGAAGATATTATTTCGAAGCTGATCATAGGCACCGCCCAGTTCGGGTTAGATTACGGGATCAGCAACAAGCAAGGGCAGCTGCAGTCTCCGCAGGTAAAGGCTATATTTACCCAGGCATTGGCAGCCGGCATCAACACGCTGGATACCGCCGCCGCTTACGGCGAAAGCGAAAGCACGATCCAGTCTGCTTTGCAGGGCACTCCACTCTCCTTTCGGATTATTTCCAAGTACCCGCCCAACCAGCCGGAGAAAAGTATCAGGCAAGCCCTAGCCGAATCGCTGGAGCGGCTTGGTGTTACAAAATTATACGGGTATCTGCTGCACAGCTACAGCACGTATGAGCAAAACCCGGGCGTTTTAGCAGAGCTCCAAGAACTGAAGGCTGCTGGCCTGGTAGAGAAGATCGGCGTTTCGCTTTATCATCCCTGGGAGGCTGAAGAACTTTTAGCGCAGCAGGCTTCGATTGATATTGTGCAGTTTCCTTACAGCATTTTTGACCGCCGCTTTGAGGCTGTGCTCCCCCGCTTTCAACAGCAGTGTATCCAAACGCATGTCCGATCGGTGTTCCTGCAGGGTTTATACTTCCTTTCCCAGGAAAGTTTGCCGCCCTTCTTCGCTCCCATTGCCGGCAAAATTGCTGGCCTGCACCAACTCGCCCACCAATGCGGGGTGCCTCTGGGCGCCATGCTACTTGGTTTTGTGCTCGGCAATCCGCATATTACCCATGTAGTGATGGGCGTAGAAAGTCTGGAGACCCTGCAACAGAATATCCGCTACAGCACCATCCAATTAAACGATGCCTTACTGCCACAATTAAATAGCTTTAAGGAAGAAAACGAGGCGATCCTTTTGCCTTACAACTGGCCTAAAACATGA